In a genomic window of Eucalyptus grandis isolate ANBG69807.140 unplaced genomic scaffold, ASM1654582v1 tig00006899, whole genome shotgun sequence:
- the LOC120290118 gene encoding uncharacterized protein LOC120290118, with protein MADQSKMRDRMSSVEDQLKQLAASMQLITAQLQSLQVNPSPPPALPEIVVPRQANKAQMSDDEMPELGDDMVLVGKAKLDSVPKADQDECVAKLEEKVRQLQESQSSLPFDLSVYEKVKMPSKFKMPEFERYDGTSCPKSHLQMYHVRMAQHVKNEPLMIQSFHASLTGPALNWYVMKNINLLETWNEVADAFLKQYKFNMDIAPSREDLERMEKKRTQITPKPTNKELMKLFVKTLPIEFRNRMASTYVENFNQLIPVGEQIEMGIREGWFTEPSYKRFSTKKEKDPEVEINMAYSQSNRDTSNRAPGS; from the exons ATGGCCGACCAAAGCAAGATGCGCGATCGCATGTCCTCCGTGGAAGATCAACTCAAACAGTTAGCCGCTTCCATGCAGCTTATAACCGCTCAACTTCAATCCCTCCAAGTGAACCCGAGTCCTCCACCTGCTCTCCCCGAGATAGTAGTCCCGAGGCAGGCAAATAAGGCCCAAATGAGTGATGACGAAATGCCCGAGCTGGGAGATGACATGGTCCTTGTTGGAAAGGCCAAGCTAGACAGTGTTCCCAAGGCAGATCAAGATGAGTGCGTTGCAAAGCTGGAGGAGAAAGTGAGACAGCTGCAGGAGTCACAAAGCTCACTCCCATTCGACCTCTCGGTCtatgagaaggtcaaaatgccgagcAAGTTTAAAATGCCAGAATTTGAGAGGTATGACGGGACATCTTGTCCGAaatctcatttgcagatgtaccacgtgcgCATGGCCCAACACGTAAAaaatgagcccctcatgatccaatcgtttCATGCGAGTTTGACAGGGCCCGCACTAAACTGGTACGTGATGAAGAACATAAACCTCCTCGAAACCTGGAATGAGGTAGCAGACGCATTCCTCAAAcagtacaagttcaacatggacatcgcgCCTTCCCGAGAAGACTTGGAgaggatggaaaagaaaagga ctcaaatcactcctaAACCTACTaacaaggagctgatgaagttattTGTCAAGACTCTCCCAATTGAATTCCGCAACCGAATGGCTAGCACATATGTTgagaacttcaaccaacttatccCGGTGGGTGAACagatcgagatggggataagagaaGGGTGGTTTACTGAGCCATCTTACAAGAGATTTTCtaccaagaaggagaaggatcCTGAAGTTGAGATTAATATGGCCTACTCTCAATCGAATCGTGATACATCCAATCGCGCTCCG
- the LOC120290117 gene encoding wiskott-Aldrich syndrome protein homolog 1-like, which produces MFIFLPGPPLLALEPRASTVDCAGSASASYLRVFAAAAPPPLLPPDARSHDDSSNALAQLAICPGGVSRRLRLAATPPLSRSTHSRAQTTVDLSRSLLHCRASPAPARASSAVRAASPPVSTDTQQHYRSSTPPTAAAGPPRPPSLHPLGARSAALDCQSRPRLVFNPRPSKSRDGPPRPRYCCTPDHPSTSSAPSLEYSFVPIRDARTRIQR; this is translated from the coding sequence ATGTTCATCTTCCTCCCGGGGCCGCCTCTGCTCGCACTAGAGCCGCGTGCCAGCACCGTCGACTGCGCCGGCTCCGCCTCCGCCAGTTACCTCCGCGTCTTCGCCGCTGCCGCTCCACCACCGCTATTGCCGCCTGACGCCAGAAGCCACGACGACTCGAGCAACGCCCTTGCTCAGCTTGCGATCTGCCCCGGTGGAGTGTCTCGACGTCTTCGCCTTGCCGCGACACCACCGCTGTCCCGATCTACCCATTCGAGAGCCCAGACGACGGTAGATCTAAGCCGATCGTTGCTCCACTGCCGAGCGAGCCCTGCACCGGCCCGCGCCTCCTCTGCTGTTCGTGCCGCTTCTCCCCCGGTCAGCACCGACACCCAGCAGCACTACCGAAGTTCGACACCGCCCACAGCAGCTGCCGGACCTCCTCGGCCTCCGTCCCTGCACCCGCTCGGAGCCCGATCTGCCGCACTGGACTGCCAATCTCGCCCCCGACTTGTCTTCAACCCGCGACCCAGCAAATCCCGAGACGGCCCGCCGCGCCCCCGCTACTGCTGCACCCCCGATCACCCGAGTACCAGCAGCGCCCCGTCGCTCGAGTACTCCTTCGTGCCAATCCGCGACGCCCGCACCCGGATCCAACGTTAG